From a single Nicotiana tomentosiformis chromosome 2, ASM39032v3, whole genome shotgun sequence genomic region:
- the LOC138906825 gene encoding uncharacterized protein, translating into MDCGAIVEEKEEEEEEDLTIQTMEEGVVLKNWTTEPSQACRIPGDSEDLEDDIIPEEIVKEKEVKRKALADHLAENSLYGEYEPLKTYFPDDEVSFVVEEITEAYDGWKMFFDLVANFKGVGIGAVLASETSQHYLVSAKLRFSCTNNMVEYEACILGLRLSIDMNVQELLVIGDSDLLVNQVLGEWSTKNTKVLSYLHCVEELIKRFTKIEFKHVPGIQNEFVDALATLSSMIQHPNKNFVNPILIGIHKQPIHADMIRVPPNELNAISSPGLFSAWGMDVVEPIKLDASNGHRFILVAIDYFKKWVKAASYKAVTKKVVADFVRERIVCRFRLPESIIADNAANLNSDLMKAMCETLKIKYQNSTTYKPQMNGAVKDAYKNIKKILRKMIDNYK; encoded by the exons ATGGactgcggtgcaattgttgaggagaaagaggaggaggaggaggaagaccttaccattcagacgaTGGAAGAGGGAGTTGTTCTAAAAAACTGGACCACTGAACCGTCCCAGGCTTGCCGaattcctgg tgattcggaagatctggaagatgatataatacctgaggaaattgtcaaagaa AAGGAAGTCAAAAGGAAAGCATTGGCGGATCACTTGGCAGAAAATTCCCTATACGGAGAATATgaaccattgaaaacgtattttcctgatgaTGAGGTATCATTTGTGGTAGAAGAAATTACCGAGGCATACGATGGTTGGAAGATGTTCTTCGACCTAgtagcaaacttcaaaggagtgggtatcggAGCTGTCTTAGCGTCAGAAACCAGTCAACACTATttggtatccgcaaaactcaggttttcgtgcaccaacaatatggtggaatatgaggcctgcatccTGGGACTCAGGTTgtccattgacatgaacgttcaggagttgctggtaatcggagattcagatctattggtgaaccaggttctaggagaatggtcTACGAAGAACACCAAAGTATTGTCATACTTGCACTGTGtagaagagttgatcaagagattcacaaagatagagttcaagcATGTTCCAgggattcagaatgagtttgtagatgcattagccactttatcctccatgatacaacacccaaacAAGAATTTCGTCAATCCTATCctaataggaattcataagcagccg atacatgctgatatgatacgagtgccacccaacgaactcaatgcaatAAGTTCGCCCGGGCTCTTCTctgcttggggtatggatgtaGTCGAACCAATTAAACTCGATGCTTCAAACGGAcataggttcattctggtggctatagactacttcaAGAAATGGGTTAAAGCCGCATCCTataaggctgtaactaagaaggtggTAGCAGATTTTGTTCGGGAGCGCATCGTTTGTCGATTTAGATTACCTGAGTCAATCATTgctgacaatgccgccaatctcaatagtgacttgatgaaagccatgtgtgaaacattaaAGATCAAGTATCAAAACTCTACAACATACaagccgcaaatgaatggagccgtaaAAGACGcttacaagaacatcaagaagatattgaggaaaatgatAGACAATTATAAATAA